A window of Cellulomonas wangleii genomic DNA:
GCCGGGCGCATGGCACCCATGGGCCGAGACTAGGCCACGGGGGCCATGCACGAGGGGCGGACCGTCACACCCACGTGACGAGCTGCCAGACGATCCCGTTCGGGTCGGCGACCTGGCAGTAGCGCTCGCCCCACGGCTCCGTCTCGGGCGGCGTGACGACCTCGGCGCCGGCGGCCGCGACGCGGGCGAACTCGGCGTCGACGTCGTCCACGACGAACACGATCAGCAGGCCCTGCCCGGAGGGTCCGGCGATCCGCTCGGGCCGGAACGAGGGCAGGCCGGTGCGCAGCAGGGTGATGTTCCAGCCCAGGTCCGGGTGGGTGATCGCGACGAACCCGTCGGCCGACATCGCGTCGGTGAACCCGAAGTGCCGGCGCGCGAAGTCGGCCGACGCCTCGACGTCGTCCACGGTCAGGGACAGGGCGGATCCGGTGATGTGCACGGTTCTCCTCACGGGGTCGCGGCCGGGTCGCGGCCCGGGTCGGCTACCTTGTTCACCGTACAAGGTATCTGTCCGCGCGGGTGTTCCCGGAGGGTGCGTGGCACGCGAGCTGCTCGACCTGTTGTGGCGCGACCACCCCGCCGCGCCCCGCGCGGGCAGCCGGGGGCCGCGGTCCCGGGTCACCACCTCCCAGGTGGTCGACGCGGCCGTCGCGCTGGCCGACGCCGAGGGCGTCGGCGCGGTGACGGTGCGCCGGCTCGCCGCGCGGCTGGGCGTCGCCCCGAACGCCGTGTACTCGCACGTCGGCGCCCGCGACGACCTGCTGGTGCTGATGGTCGACGCCGTGCACGCCCGGCAGCACCGCGCGGCGCACCCGGACACGGGCTGGCGCGCACGGGTCACCGCCGTCGCGGAGGCCGACCTCGCGACGTACGGGCGGCACCCGTGGCTCCTCGACGTCGACGACCAGCGGACCGCGTTCGGCCCCGGCACCGTCGCCGCCTACGACCACCGGCTGCACGCGTTCGACGGCACCGGGCTGGACGACCTGGACCGCGACGCGGCCGCGGCGTTCGTCGCCGACTTCGTGCGGGCGTCCGCGCGCGCCCGACGCACGGACCCGCCGGCAGGTGCCACCGCGGCCGTGTGGGCCCGGTGGGCGGACCGGCTCGCCACGTACGTCGGCGACCGGTACGCCCTGGCGCGGCGGGTCGGTGCGGTCGCGGGCGAGGCGATGGCCGGGCCCGCCAGCGCGGAGCACGCGTGGCGCTTCGGCCTGGCGCGGGTCCTGGACGCCCTCGACGCCCTGGTGGGCGCGGCCGACGACCGACCGGACCGGCCCGGGCCGGACCGGGCCGGCTAGGGCGTGTCTCCCATCTGAGCGTGGAGCACACATGAGGAGCTCGACCGCTTCTAGGATCAGTCGTGATCCAGGAGCGCTTGCAGGAGCGGTTTCGTTGGCTGGGTGATCGGACGGACCCGAACTTCCGTGCCGATATGACGGGGTGGTGGCGGGATGCGGAGCTGCTGGCGCAGCTCGGCCCGGCGCTGGCCGGTCTGTTCTCGGACGTGTCGCCGACCGTGATCGCCGGACCTCAGTCCCGAGGTTCGCTCCTCGGGCCTCTGGTGGCGATCCATCTTGGTGTCGGGTTCGTGGAGCTGTTGAAGAACCACCCCTCGGCGGCCGACTCGGACGCGTGGTGGCAGGTCACGACGCCGCCGGACTACCGCGACCGGCACCTTCGGCTAGGG
This region includes:
- a CDS encoding phosphoribosyltransferase family protein, coding for MIQERLQERFRWLGDRTDPNFRADMTGWWRDAELLAQLGPALAGLFSDVSPTVIAGPQSRGSLLGPLVAIHLGVGFVELLKNHPSAADSDAWWQVTTPPDYRDRHLRLGARRALLSSGERVLFVDDWVATGAQVEAAHALVELSGATWLGAAVVVDGAERAHIRRKVNLRSLLHIREL
- a CDS encoding VOC family protein translates to MHITGSALSLTVDDVEASADFARRHFGFTDAMSADGFVAITHPDLGWNITLLRTGLPSFRPERIAGPSGQGLLIVFVVDDVDAEFARVAAAGAEVVTPPETEPWGERYCQVADPNGIVWQLVTWV
- a CDS encoding TetR/AcrR family transcriptional regulator — its product is MARELLDLLWRDHPAAPRAGSRGPRSRVTTSQVVDAAVALADAEGVGAVTVRRLAARLGVAPNAVYSHVGARDDLLVLMVDAVHARQHRAAHPDTGWRARVTAVAEADLATYGRHPWLLDVDDQRTAFGPGTVAAYDHRLHAFDGTGLDDLDRDAAAAFVADFVRASARARRTDPPAGATAAVWARWADRLATYVGDRYALARRVGAVAGEAMAGPASAEHAWRFGLARVLDALDALVGAADDRPDRPGPDRAG